In the bacterium genome, one interval contains:
- a CDS encoding NAD-dependent epimerase/dehydratase family protein, with product MITPHPQPDAVPYVNGAPALAVAPPPPEPDLAARYRDRRVLITGGLGFLGSTLAHRLCGYGAEVTVIDSLDPRYGGNWFNVHDVDGERLTTLVHDLRDLGAVRPHLAAADFVFHLAAQVAYIDSLSMPFEDLMLNAGLTLQLLEECRQLRVAPVIVLASSRMVIGKVAEACVSEESPANPVSLYGVHKLASEKYLAIYHQNFGLPTIALRITNPYGPRQQIHHNRYCMVGWFIRQALEGRTIQVFGDGQQRRDYVYIDDLAEAFLRCAVSPQAIGGVVNIGSGVPTRFRDMVETVVEVVGRGRIDYVPWPAAYEKIETGDVVADLSRLRQLTGWRSRVDLRAGVERTTAYYRRHWRHYVRDGAAPP from the coding sequence ATGATCACTCCCCACCCGCAGCCCGATGCCGTGCCGTACGTCAACGGCGCGCCCGCCCTCGCCGTCGCGCCGCCGCCGCCGGAGCCCGACCTCGCGGCGCGCTACCGCGACCGGCGCGTGCTCATCACCGGCGGCCTCGGTTTCCTCGGCAGCACGCTGGCGCACCGCCTGTGCGGCTACGGCGCCGAGGTGACGGTGATCGACTCGCTCGATCCGCGCTACGGCGGCAACTGGTTCAACGTCCACGACGTCGACGGCGAGCGGTTGACCACGCTGGTCCACGACCTGCGCGATCTCGGCGCGGTGCGGCCGCATCTCGCCGCGGCCGACTTCGTGTTCCACCTGGCGGCGCAGGTGGCGTACATCGACAGCCTCAGCATGCCGTTCGAGGACCTCATGCTGAACGCCGGCCTGACCCTGCAACTGCTCGAGGAGTGCCGCCAGCTCCGGGTCGCGCCGGTGATCGTGCTGGCGTCGAGCCGCATGGTGATCGGCAAGGTGGCCGAGGCCTGCGTCAGCGAGGAGTCGCCCGCCAATCCGGTCAGCCTCTACGGCGTCCACAAGCTCGCCTCGGAGAAGTACCTGGCGATCTACCACCAGAACTTCGGCCTGCCGACGATCGCCCTGCGCATCACCAACCCGTACGGGCCGCGGCAGCAGATCCACCACAACCGCTACTGCATGGTCGGCTGGTTCATCCGCCAGGCGCTGGAGGGCCGCACCATCCAGGTGTTCGGCGACGGCCAGCAGCGGCGCGACTACGTCTACATCGACGACCTCGCCGAGGCGTTCCTGCGCTGCGCCGTCTCGCCGCAGGCGATCGGCGGCGTCGTCAACATCGGCTCCGGCGTGCCGACCCGCTTCCGCGACATGGTCGAGACGGTGGTCGAGGTGGTCGGCCGCGGCCGCATCGACTACGTGCCGTGGCCGGCGGCGTACGAGAAGATCGAGACCGGCGACGTGGTCGCCGACCTCAGCCGCCTGCGCCAGCTCACCGGCTGGCGCTCGCGGGTCGACCTGCGCGCCGGCGTCGAGCGGACGACGGCGTACTACCGGCGCCACTGGCGCCACTACGTGCGGGACGGCGCCGCCCCGCCCTGA
- a CDS encoding oligosaccharide flippase family protein — MRELPPDDPDVLVMPAAALRAGRPRRAPRSWAIDIPAEQRGSLLLLVGRGVQLVNGLLLSIVLVQRFGLATVGAFALGIAAVNILATVCALGLGAYLPRQRQSHGQSCFAALLLFLVQLPLVVPLLALYATAQAHDRGEWLVIFVVALSGFFIGLQNLGMMLSIMIRRFHPGLIAPLCETAGLLVGWLWCASAPALALTLLAARVGSVLLIWGGFRLERLPLRRVGAIARDGARWLAPDLLGLLGEQAAPLVLGAVVARGELGVFRLCQQLLMAADSACWTFVQSKYPEMVERGPALVGRVHGQVRRMALGVAAALLVGATVLAYGFFHVPAVAPLMAVLAAALPWRYESYLFGQALRAVGRVDAVTWLGGAKLLVFLLLITAGTCLAGVWGAVVALAGCSVLSGLAYAWAYRRSIAVAAEVPR, encoded by the coding sequence ATGCGAGAGCTGCCGCCGGACGATCCCGACGTGCTCGTCATGCCGGCCGCCGCGCTGCGGGCGGGGCGCCCGCGCCGCGCGCCGCGCTCGTGGGCGATCGACATTCCCGCCGAGCAGCGGGGCTCGCTGCTGCTGCTCGTCGGGCGCGGCGTGCAGTTGGTGAACGGGCTGCTGCTGTCGATCGTGCTCGTGCAGCGCTTCGGCCTCGCCACCGTCGGCGCCTTCGCGCTCGGCATCGCGGCGGTGAACATCCTGGCGACGGTATGCGCGCTCGGCCTCGGCGCCTACCTGCCGCGGCAGCGACAGTCGCACGGCCAGTCGTGCTTCGCGGCGCTGCTGCTGTTCCTCGTGCAACTGCCGCTGGTGGTGCCGCTGCTGGCGCTCTACGCGACCGCGCAGGCGCACGACCGCGGCGAATGGCTGGTGATCTTCGTCGTCGCCCTGAGCGGCTTCTTCATCGGCCTGCAGAACCTCGGCATGATGCTGTCGATCATGATCCGGCGCTTCCACCCGGGTCTGATCGCGCCGCTGTGCGAGACCGCCGGCCTGCTCGTCGGCTGGCTGTGGTGCGCCAGCGCGCCGGCGCTGGCGCTGACCCTGCTCGCGGCCCGCGTCGGCTCGGTGCTGCTGATCTGGGGCGGCTTCCGCCTCGAGCGCCTGCCGCTGCGCCGCGTCGGCGCCATCGCCCGCGACGGCGCGCGCTGGCTCGCCCCGGACCTGCTCGGCCTGCTCGGCGAGCAGGCGGCGCCGCTGGTGCTCGGCGCCGTCGTCGCGCGCGGCGAGCTCGGCGTCTTCCGTCTCTGCCAGCAACTGCTGATGGCCGCCGACTCGGCGTGCTGGACCTTCGTGCAGTCGAAGTACCCCGAGATGGTCGAGCGCGGGCCGGCGCTGGTGGGCCGCGTGCACGGACAGGTGCGGCGCATGGCGCTGGGCGTCGCCGCGGCGCTGCTGGTCGGCGCGACGGTGCTCGCCTACGGCTTCTTCCACGTGCCGGCGGTGGCGCCGCTGATGGCCGTGCTCGCCGCCGCGCTGCCGTGGCGGTACGAGAGCTACCTGTTCGGGCAGGCGCTGCGCGCCGTCGGGCGGGTCGACGCGGTCACCTGGCTGGGCGGCGCCAAGCTGCTGGTCTTCCTGCTCCTCATCACCGCCGGGACGTGTCTCGCCGGCGTCTGGGGCGCGGTGGTCGCGCTCGCCGGCTGCTCCGTCCTCTCCGGGCTCGCCTACGCGTGGGCCTATCGCCGATCCATTGCCGTTGCCGCGGAGGTGCCCCGATGA
- a CDS encoding sulfotransferase yields MSDAPLDILYIGGFGRSGSTLVERCLGQLDGFCAAGELRHVWERGVVQNQLCGCGVPFRDCAFWREVMAVAFGGIDRVDGGDLVALSRRVNRTRYIPYLTLRPSAAYRRDHARFAAALLPLYRAIRQVSGCRWLIDSSKEPSYAFLLATLPGVRLSVVHLVRDSRAVAFSWMKRKEIPDVHWKRAYMHRYSAAQSAAWWAVFNGLCHVFRWTAARAVRVAYEDFARDPAAVLRRILTAIGEPPALPFLRGATATLRPNHTASGNPTRFLVGEVAIRPDEAWRSQMAPRDRRLVAALTLPLLAGYGYWERRRPARGAGG; encoded by the coding sequence GTGTCGGACGCCCCCCTCGACATCCTCTACATCGGCGGCTTCGGCCGCAGCGGCAGCACGCTGGTCGAGCGCTGCCTCGGCCAGCTCGACGGCTTCTGCGCCGCCGGCGAGCTGCGCCACGTCTGGGAGCGCGGCGTGGTGCAGAACCAGCTCTGCGGCTGCGGCGTGCCGTTCCGCGACTGCGCCTTCTGGCGCGAGGTGATGGCGGTCGCGTTCGGCGGCATCGACCGCGTCGACGGCGGCGACCTGGTGGCGCTGTCGCGGCGCGTCAACCGCACCCGCTACATCCCCTACCTGACGCTGCGGCCGAGCGCCGCCTATCGGCGCGACCACGCCCGCTTCGCCGCCGCGCTGCTGCCGCTCTACCGCGCCATCCGCCAGGTGTCGGGCTGCCGCTGGCTGATCGACTCGTCGAAGGAGCCCTCCTACGCCTTCCTGCTCGCCACCCTGCCGGGGGTGCGCCTGTCGGTGGTGCACCTGGTGCGCGACAGCCGCGCCGTCGCCTTCTCCTGGATGAAGCGCAAGGAGATTCCCGACGTCCACTGGAAGCGCGCCTACATGCACCGCTACTCGGCGGCGCAGAGCGCGGCGTGGTGGGCGGTCTTCAACGGCCTCTGCCACGTCTTCCGCTGGACGGCGGCGCGCGCCGTGCGCGTCGCCTACGAGGACTTCGCCCGCGACCCGGCGGCGGTGCTGCGCCGCATCCTGACGGCGATCGGCGAGCCGCCGGCGCTGCCGTTCCTGCGCGGCGCGACGGCGACGCTGCGTCCGAACCACACGGCGTCGGGCAACCCGACCCGCTTCCTCGTCGGCGAGGTCGCGATCCGCCCCGACGAGGCGTGGCGGTCGCAGATGGCGCCCCGCGACCGGCGCCTGGTGGCGGCGCTGACCCTGCCGCTGCTCGCCGGTTACGGGTACTGGGAGCGGCGGCGTCCCGCCCGCGGCGCGGGGGGCTGA
- a CDS encoding exopolysaccharide biosynthesis polyprenyl glycosylphosphotransferase has translation MTPRRQMLLTGLGAVDLLLVLCAIAAALALSAGLPLPGLLERSLSLAEVLLLALYLFYWHLALASIGLYGSYRLATASRELRDVAFAAALAAAPVPLLGALLGYQRLGGALAVTLWALSVLLLAAGRRLLRAVGALARRAGRNLRDVIVAGEGEAARRAADDLGARGTLGYRIVEVIDAAGSGDTAAARAQAALVRLEAALDRQPIDEVFLAFPLDRSQPVVAKMVSLCEEQGVLVRLLADLSVVPGAWAAADSLVGRAVMTIGSGPDDAALLAAKRLIDLAGALAGLALLAPALLAIAIAIKLDSPGPVIFAQERIGLNRRRFRALKFRTMVPDAERLQAALEARNEAEGPVFKIRADPRVTRLGRWLRATSLDELPQLVNVLRGEMSLVGPRPLPVRDVERIDVRWHKRRFSVKPGITCLWQVRRRTPEFDAWIRSDMEYIDNWSLALDLKILAQTIPAVLSRQNAY, from the coding sequence ATGACCCCACGTCGCCAGATGCTGCTCACCGGACTGGGCGCCGTCGACCTGCTGCTGGTGCTCTGCGCCATCGCCGCAGCGCTGGCGCTCAGCGCCGGGCTGCCGCTCCCCGGGCTGCTGGAGCGCTCGCTGAGCCTCGCCGAGGTGCTGCTGCTGGCGCTGTACCTCTTCTACTGGCACCTGGCGCTGGCCAGCATCGGGCTCTACGGCTCGTATCGCCTGGCCACCGCCAGCCGCGAGCTGCGCGACGTCGCCTTCGCCGCCGCGCTCGCCGCCGCGCCGGTGCCGCTGCTCGGCGCGCTGCTCGGCTACCAGCGCCTCGGCGGCGCGCTGGCGGTGACGCTGTGGGCGCTGAGCGTGCTGCTGCTGGCCGCCGGCCGCCGCCTGCTGCGCGCCGTCGGCGCGCTGGCGCGCCGCGCCGGGCGCAATCTGCGCGACGTCATCGTCGCCGGCGAGGGCGAGGCGGCGCGCCGCGCCGCCGATGACCTCGGGGCGCGCGGGACGCTCGGCTACCGCATCGTCGAGGTCATCGACGCCGCCGGCAGCGGCGACACCGCGGCGGCGCGGGCGCAGGCGGCGCTGGTGCGCCTGGAGGCGGCGCTCGACCGGCAGCCGATCGACGAGGTCTTCCTCGCCTTCCCGCTCGACCGCTCGCAGCCGGTGGTCGCGAAGATGGTGTCGCTGTGCGAGGAGCAGGGCGTGCTGGTGCGGCTGCTCGCCGACCTCAGCGTCGTCCCCGGCGCCTGGGCGGCGGCGGACAGCCTGGTCGGGCGCGCGGTGATGACCATCGGCAGCGGCCCCGACGATGCCGCCCTGCTCGCCGCCAAGCGGCTGATCGACCTCGCCGGCGCCCTCGCCGGCCTGGCGCTGCTGGCGCCGGCGCTGCTCGCCATCGCCATCGCCATCAAGCTCGACTCGCCCGGGCCGGTGATCTTCGCCCAGGAGCGCATCGGCCTGAACCGCCGCCGCTTCCGCGCCCTCAAGTTCCGCACCATGGTGCCCGACGCCGAGCGCCTGCAGGCGGCGCTCGAGGCGCGCAACGAGGCCGAGGGGCCGGTGTTCAAGATCAGGGCCGATCCGCGCGTCACCCGCCTCGGGCGCTGGCTGCGCGCCACCAGCCTCGACGAGCTGCCGCAGCTCGTGAACGTGCTGCGCGGCGAGATGAGCCTGGTCGGGCCGCGGCCGCTGCCGGTGCGCGACGTCGAGCGCATCGACGTGCGCTGGCACAAGCGCCGCTTCAGCGTGAAGCCCGGCATCACCTGTCTGTGGCAGGTGCGCCGCCGCACGCCGGAGTTCGACGCCTGGATCCGCTCCGACATGGAGTACATCGACAACTGGTCGCTGGCGCTCGATCTGAAGATCCTGGCGCAGACCATCCCCGCGGTGCTGTCGCGGCAGAACGCCTACTGA
- a CDS encoding LysM peptidoglycan-binding domain-containing protein codes for MSVASAAPAAPAPGGDAGLESGLAAPPPPGDQVVVVRKGQTLSSIARRHYGSGGPAAVRRLRAANPELRGGDRLTAGDTLRVPPAANRQGDEG; via the coding sequence GTGTCGGTCGCATCCGCCGCGCCCGCCGCGCCGGCGCCGGGCGGTGACGCCGGGCTCGAATCGGGTCTCGCCGCGCCGCCGCCGCCGGGCGACCAGGTGGTGGTGGTGCGGAAGGGACAGACGCTGTCGTCGATCGCCCGCCGCCATTACGGCAGCGGCGGCCCGGCGGCGGTGCGCCGCCTGCGCGCCGCCAATCCGGAGCTGCGCGGCGGCGATCGCCTCACCGCCGGCGACACGTTGCGCGTGCCGCCGGCCGCCAACCGGCAGGGGGACGAGGGATGA